A window of Fusarium verticillioides 7600 chromosome 10, whole genome shotgun sequence contains these coding sequences:
- a CDS encoding L-fuculose-phosphate aldolase, with amino-acid sequence MSVTATVQAIRLEGDQYSDTARMEESPEQICATGGYSAPSVPEFQDPYVKRQWQLEHMAAVFRVFARKGFTEGTAGHISVRDPVEPDTFWINPLGIHFGLLKASDMVQINEDGHVIGGNRVAVNRAGFQIHGAIHKARPDINAICHTHSPAGKAWSTFGRPLDIINQDACTFLGIQAVYENFGGIVLERDEGQRIAAALGKSNRVAILQNHGLLTTGFTVDEAGYLFTLLERSCEVQIMVESAGLPKKVIGKREAEYTAKAYQDPKTLYLEAQPDLNYEATYSGRELNLGL; translated from the exons ATGTCTGTCACAGCCACTGTCCAAGCCATAAGACTCGAGGGCGATCAATATTCCGACACCGCACGAATGGAGGAGTCGCCCGAGCAGATCTGCGCAACTGGGGGATATTCGGCCCCAAGTGTCCCCGAGTTTCAAGACCCTTACGTAAAGCGACAGTGGCAATTGGAGCATATGGCTGCTGTGTTTAGAGTCTTCGCACGCAAAGGCTTTACAGAAGGAACCGCTGGGCACATTAGTGTTCGCGACCCCGTGGAACCAGATACGTTTTGGATTAACCC TCTCGGCATACACTTCGGCTTGCTCAAAGCAAGCGACATGGTACAGATCAAcgaagatggccatgttaTTGGTGGGAATCGCGTCGCGGTGAATAGAGCTGGATTTCAAATACATGGAGCCATCCATAAAGCTCGGCCTGATATTAATGCTATTTGTCACACACATTCTCCTGCTGGAAAAGCTTGGTCAACGTTTGGGCGCCctctcgacatcatcaaccaagatGCCTGTACCTTTCTTGGTATACAGGCTGTTTATGAAAACTTTGGAGGAATCGTTCTAGAGCGCGATGAGGGGCAGAGAATCGCTGCGGCACTGGGCAAGAGTAACCGTGTTGCGATCTTGCAAAACCACGGCCTCCTCACTACTGGATTCActgttgatgaagcaggTTATCTATTTACACTGCTGGAGCGATCTTGTGAGGTGCAGATCATGGTCGAAAGCGCCGGTCTTCCGAAGAAAGTCATTGGGAAGAGAGAAGCAGAATATACTGCCAAAGCTTACCAAGATCCA AAAACCCTATATCTGGAGGCTCAGCCTGATTTGAACTATGAAGCAACTTATTCTGGCAGAGAATTAAATCTCGGTTTGTGA